A window from Canis aureus isolate CA01 chromosome 23, VMU_Caureus_v.1.0, whole genome shotgun sequence encodes these proteins:
- the LOC144294812 gene encoding olfactory receptor OR51C1, with amino-acid sequence MPNFQNTTSTSIIFLLTGVPGLEAFHTWISIPFCFLYITALSGNSLILFAIVTQPSLHEPMYYFLSMLSTTDLGLSISTLVTMLGIFWFNAREISFNACLSQMFFIKLFTVMESSVLLAMAFDRFVAISNPLRYATILTDSRIAQIGVTIVIRGTLMLTPMVALLKRLSFCRSHVLHHSYCFHPDVMKLSCTDTRINNAVGLTAMISTVGVDSILILLSYILIIKTVLSIASPEERKKAFSTCISHIGAVAIFYFPLISLSFVHRFGKRAPAYVHTMIANTYLLIPPVMNPIIYSVKTKQIRRAVIKILYSKDM; translated from the coding sequence ATGCCAAACTTCCAGAATACCACATCTACTTCCATCATTTTCCTGCTAACTGGTGTTCCCGGGCTGGAAGCCTTCCACACCTGGATCTCCATTCCCTTCTGCTTTCTCTACATAACCGCCCTCTCAGGAAACAGCCTGATCCTCTTTGCCATTGTCACTCAGCCCAGCCTCCACGAACCCATGTATTATTTCCTTTCCATGCTGTCTACCACTGACCTCGGCCTATCCATATCCACCCTGGTCACCATGTTGGGTATATTCTGGTTCAATGCCAGGGAGATCAGCTTTAATGCTTGCTTGTCACAGATGTTCTTTATTAAACTCTTCACTGTCATGGAATCCTCGGTGCTGTTGGCCATGGCCTTTGATCGTTTTGTGGCCATCTCTAATCCACTCAGGTATGCCACCATTTTAACCGATTCCAGAATAGCTCAAATTGGAGTGACAATTGTCATCAGGGGAACACTAATGCTGACACCAATGGTAGCACTTCTTAAAAGACTGTCCTTCTGCCGCAGCCACGTGCTCCACCACTCCTACTGCTTCCACCCTGATGTGATGAAGCTCTCGTGCACAGACACCAGGATCAACAATGCAGTTGGGCTGACAGCCATGATCTCTACTGTTGGTGTGGACTCAATCCTCATCCTCCTTTCTTACATTTTGATTATTAAGACTGTCCTCAGCATTGCATCcccagaagagaggaagaaagcctTCAGCACATGTATCTCCCATATTGGGGCTGttgctattttctattttccattgaTCAGTCTGTCCTTTGTTCACAGATTTGGAAAACGAGCTCCAGCCTATGTTCATACAATGATTGCTAACACTTACCTCTTGATCCCTCCTGTAATGAACCCCATCATCTACAGTGTGAAGACAAAACAGATACGCAGAGCTGTGATAAAAATTCTCTATTCCAAAGACATGTAG
- the LOC144294811 gene encoding olfactory receptor 51E2 yields MPAMSSCNFTHTTFVLIGIPGLEEAHFWIGFPLLSMYAVALFGNCIVVFIVRTERSLHAPMYLFLCMLATIDLALSTSTMPKILALFWFDSREITFDACIAQMFFIHALSAIESTILLAMAFDRYIAICHPLRHAAVLNNTVTAQIGMVAVARGSLFFIPLPLLIKRLAFCHSNVLSHSYCVHQDMMKLAYADTLPNVIYGLTAILLVMGVDVLFISLSYFLIIRTVLQLPSKSERAKAFGTCVSHIGVVLAFYVPLIGLSVVHRFGNSLDPIVHVLMGDVYLLLPPVINPIIYGAKTKQIRTRVLAMFKISCDKDPQAVGSR; encoded by the coding sequence ATGCCAGCTATGAGTTCCTGCAACTTCACACATACCACCTTTGTACTTATTGGTATCCCAGGATTAGAAGAAGCCCATTTCTGGATCGGCTTCCCCCTGCTTTCAATGTATGCCGTGGCACTATTTGGAAACTGCATCGTTGTCTTCATCGTAAGGACAGAGCGCAGCCTACACGCTCCCATGTACCTCTTTCTCTGCATGTTGGCAACCATTGACTTGGCCTTGTCCACATCCACCATGCCCAAGATCCTCGCCCTCTTCTGGTTTGATTCCCGGGAGATTACTTTTGATGCCTGCATTGCCCAGATGTTTTTTATTCATGCTCTTTCAGCTATTGAGTCCACTATCCTGCTGGCCATGGCCTTTGACCGTTATATAGCCATCTGTCACCCACTGCGCCATGCAGCAGTGCTCAACAATACAGTAACAGCCCAGATTGGCATGGTGGCCGTGGCCCGTGGATCACTCTTCTTTatcccactgcctctgctcatcAAGCGGCTGGCCTTCTGCCATTCCAATGTGCTGTCACACTCCTATTGTGTGCACCAGGATATGATGAAGTTGGCCTATGCAGATACATTGCCCAATGTGATCTATGGTCTTACAGCCATTCTGTTGGTTATGGGTGTGGATGTCCTCTTCATCTCCTTGTCCTATTTTCTGATTATACGAACAGTTCTACAACTGCCTTCCAAGTCAGAGCGGGCAAAGGCTTTTGGAACCTGTGTGTCACACATCGGTGTGGTATTAGCCTTCTATGTTCCTCTCATTGGCCTCTCAGTGGTACACCGTTTTGGAAACAGCCTTGATCCCATTGTGCATGTTCTCATGGGTGATGTCTATCTACTTCTGCCTCCTGTGATCAATCCCATCATCTACGGTGCCAAGACCAAACAGATCAGAACTCGGGTGCTAGCTATGTTCAAGATCAGCTGTGACAAGGACCCTCAGGCTGTGGGGAGCAGATGA